The DNA window CGTTCCCTTTTTATATGCACTTGGTTTGTGAATGTTTGGACATACTGGGAAACAGGAACATTTTCATGCAATGCAATTAGGGGTGTGGACTGTGTTTAGTAGAGGACATGAGCCTAGGATTTACCAAAATTTGCATAAATACTATGAATTTCGTCATGAAAATGTTTGAATAGTTGATGGGTGTTGTCAAAtgcatcaaatcaaataattgatAATGTGGACAAGACTGTCAGTTGTTGTATCAAttctgtttttaattatttgtagtTACTAGGTTGTAAGAACTTTTAGTTCATCATGATTTCACAGcttcaaatatttgaatgcttttttcccctttctaATTATCGTCTACCACATCGGAAAATTTTCGATTAATTAATCAtcttttattaactttttgttttctgagAACTGAATTTTCTTCCTTATATGATAGCTGTTTTCTCGTGTAACACTTAGAGGACCATTGACCAAAAATGGAGGCTATAATATAAAGTAtattacattattaaaaaGGCTACACAACAACTTCGTTTCACGAGGGTAGGGATCAAATTGGCCACTTCATTTTGACCTAGTTTTTCCCCGTTGGacatttttaagtaattataaacaatattcaactttcaaaaattGTCCATTACCTAACTTACTTGTCTCCAACAGTTTTTTGTGACATGTGTATGGTCGCTGCATGCGCTTATTACGATGCTTCACTCTGATTTTATATCAACAAACCCATTTACTTATTTTTGCACTGTTTTGTAATTAGAATATCAAAATAGATTAAATCAACGTGAATATAGCTCAAATATGAATAGTAAAAACAACACTattatgacaatttttttgaaattgatttcaaaattcaaacacgAGCACATTGTTGTCACATCATTCTCTCTCAACTCCTCAAAgccaaaaattttcaaaaaaaaatagaaaatccaaaagttttgaatttattttgtacTTAAGCTATgacataaaattttcttttgttatctttttgtcttttcatAAAATGTTGTGTGCACTAcgtcaaaatatttaatggcTTTTGTTTATTGCGAACGTTAATTGTTTGGATTTTAGCAATTATCATTTATGTTCTTATCAAGTTATGGTTAAAAACTTTGTTTAAgctaattaatttagtaataagcaattaagtttattaatgaagatttgaaattaatacatttttaaagctaaattagaaacttaaatttataaaaatttaaatatcaaattctctacttatatatagaaatattgaaataaaaaatatataaactttgaactttttaaaatgtattattagtgatatttaattaatattaataaataattcagAGGTGgaatttattagatttagTTTGTACTCATTTAAGAGAATCTTAAATAGCCCTGCTTTTATAGTTCACCTTCCTCCTCCATTTCCCATCTGCCTCTTCAAAATCTCTCAGCCGCCATTAATGTCCGATTCAGAAAGCTCCCATTTTGAATCTccaaaacaaatttgaaaacaaacccaaatcagTTTCAGAGAAGATGttaacaaagaagaagaagaagaagatgatgatgatgatgaagctCCCATCTCTCTTCAAATCCTCAGGACTCCACCACAACGACAAGTCGGCTTGGCCCTGGCCGTCATGTCGGCAGCCAAGAACCCTCTCTTTCCGGAcaaccaccgccgccgccgccaccgcaACAGAATCCTCGGATTCCTTTTTCACACTCTCCTCCGAGTCCTCCGGCAGTTTCTCGACGGCGTCTGAGTGCTCCGGCGGTGACCCAATTGAGAGAATGATTCGAGGCCTCAGGTCGACGGAGAGGCTCCTCTTCGAGCCCGCCGGAAAATCAAGGTCGATTTtaaaagaggagaagaaggcGGCGGTACCGCCGCCATTGAAGGAAGGGACGACGGTGGTATCAATGGATTCCGATGATCCGTTTTGGGATTTTAGGAAATCAATGGAGGAAATGGTGGAGGCATATGGGCTGAGGGATTGGAAGAGCTTAGAGGAGCTTTTGAGTTGGTATTTGAGTGTTAATGGCAAAAACAACCATGGATTTATAATTGGAGCTTTTCTTGATTTGCTTGTCTCTCTTGCaatggcggcggcggtggcggcggcggcttcttcatcttcttcatcaatttcttcttcttcttcatttttaccTTGTGTATCATCATCCATGGAGATTGAGGAGATCACATCGTTAGAtgaacatcatcatcatcatgttttcttttaattttcaatttttttttaatgtttaatcaAAGAATgtaaatacaaattattttcttgtggCTTCCACCATGTGTTATAATATTAGCGGctacaaaatttatgtttgaatctcattttattttagttaattttttaataaatatttaggttctttttttctattttatgttactttcaacttatttgatttgttaatattgaaataaaattcccattttaaagttttcaaggccaaaatagtataaatattttaaaattttaggaacTAAAATAGAACTAATTTGCACgtggacaaatcaaaataatttataaaaatattttttctttagaaattgaaaatccttgattcataaaataaacttttggTGTTTCACTTTTGAACTAGGacgattttaatatttttaaaatattagtcatACCAATCTTCGTTAAAATgtaacacaaaaataaaataaaataggcaTAGAaactttgattattttttctttttttatttttcgcaATTTTTGATATGGAAACATTATTTATGAATAACACTATGTtagaattatatttgaaacatTATTGTTAATAATTGATTGAATACGAGGTAAGGTCAAATTAGGTCGAATTattcttcaaaaaataaatgtggccaaattattatttttttttcttttaaagtgatttttttattttttatttttataaaaactgATATTTCCCTTTAACGGCATTCTGTCATTAATGCAATCTGATACCCTCAAATCTATAAAAACGACCAACTCTTCttcattattaaatttcatttattttaaggttAGGTGCTTGATCCACTGCAACACGCCTCATGGTATAATAAAGTATGAGTGATTAATGCACCATTGGATGCCTTACACGTGGAGGATTGAAGAGGTTAAAGTTCTCAGGTATATAGCGCTGAACAATCAGAgccattgatttttttaaattggaaGGTCGTTATCAATTTCGCAGTTTCAGTAGACcctatttatattatatatactaTAGAttcgtttatttttttgtcagatgaaattaaacttattttttaaatagctatggtcatttaaaattttgaattttgaattttatccttttaatttatagGCTATTTTCATGTTAACACCctgtaattaatttaaacgaaaatttgaagattaaaattgaaaaaataaaaggtccCATGAGTAGGATAGAACAAAAATCTATAGTTTTCAATAGGACCATGAATtcagatttcaaattttttaattggctataaataattaatttgatgaaatcaaaattaaaatattgattttttttattataaaaaaatggaaaattgtaaggtgggtaaaaaaaatattaaaaaaaaaagttcctGTCTTTTTATccataaatatctttaaattgtttaaaaaaaagcttaggaaatttaattatcttatataattaattaattaatgtggGGTTTGATGTTTAATCTTATTGAAATCCACacttcaaaacaaaatgattttgattttgttgtaaTCATGAGTGTTAATATGATAATTAGTGAAGaacaggaaagaaaaggaatccATAGATATTAAtatactattattattattattattggttgTAGTGAAGGATTGTGACCAAACAGCGTAGAAGCctctgtgtgtgtgtgtctcTGTGTCTTTACATTttccaacttttcttttgtttttgtgttgcATTTAATGCCGTCTGCTCTTTCGCCCATAAAATCGAATCATTTCATCTTCCTTATCCTAtcctttatatatatttccctCCAATTCCCCATTTCAAATTCACATGCATCCAATTATATAACACTTTCTAACCGCTACACACGTGTAACGCAGGAAAGAATTGCCTTTacaactaaaaaaacatatgaatGTACTCCATGTCTATTGGTTGATACTTTCTCGATAGCTTCTCTTGTTAATTCAAGCCTTTGATGTAATATCTCGTAAGCCCTTTggaaagaaaagcagaaaaaaggCATAGTAAGAAAGATAGTTTTGAGAAAGAGAAACGACATGATAAAGTTGTGATGAAGTTCTTGTCGTCGAATCAAGAACGCGAATAGGGTAGACAAAAAGCTTTGATCACGCTTGAAGCAtgggaagaaaagagaggTCCTCACTTCAAGTCATACGTCTTTTGTTCAACTTATTTCGAAATCAAAACTACTTGTTTATAAGAGAAGAGCAAGGTGGCGTAGCTTAATTTACCTATAGTTACGGGATATACTTTTACCGCTAGTAATTAAACATTCTTTCGTATGCTAAGCTTCCTTTTCTTGTATAGTATAATTCTTCTTATGAcacatataataataataataatatgttattgtcaactttgagcCTAAGTGAATTAAAAGAGAGGCTcgcaaaaaaaagaaaaagatgggCTTGAAGAATACGTACTGGGCCTACACGATTATTCCCCAACCAAGCCCATTTGATGAAACACATGGGCTGAAAAGTGTACACAAAGTGGGCCGATAAGACGTCGTACGGACAAATGTTTTAAAGATATGTTTGGTTATTTATCGTCAGACATTTGACTGACAAATGTTTGTCTATGATACTAAACAAAGAGTGGACGTAAAATGATGAGGAGGNgggggggggggggggggggggggggggggggggggggggggggggggggggggggggggggggggggggggggggggggggggggggggggggggggggggggggggggggggggggggggggggggggggggggggggggggggggggggggggggggggggggggggggggggggggggggggggggggggggggggggggggggggggggggggggggggggggggtgggGGCAAGCATTATTAAGTACTGAGGAAGGGAAGCAGTGAGTTAAATGCATGCCACAGAGGCAGTGATGTCCAGCTAGCTGTGGCTATGGAGGCTTCAATTTCTACATTTTCCAATGTTATCTCTGAATCTCCTTCAACTCTCTCTGCCCTATCATTCATGTCTCACTGCCTACTGCCCGCTCACTCTTTCACTACTCGTATTTATGTTTCTGCATCTCAATTTCTGCACCTACTCATACATGGCTTTCAAATGATGTCAAGCTTGACCGCGTGATCACAAATGTGGACATTGGAGTTCATAGCTTTGGAGCCTATGCAACTATAGAATGCCTTCTCTAATCATGGTGGGAACAatcaaaagttttgaaaaaagtGAATAAAATAAGTTGCTATGCTATGATTGAAAAAGCAGAGTACAATTTGGCATACAAATGGAAGCCATACAAAACAGCATTCATTCCTTTGCCTCACACTTCTgacccttttattttcttcatctaAGCATTGTCCTCTTCTTCACTCAACTTTGTCTTCACCCTCCCCCCCCATTCATCatctcttttggttttttctaGAATCAGACATTCAACGGTGGGCCAGTTGTTaagaatcacggatctccacaataatatgatattgtccactttaaacataaactttcgtggctttactttggactTTCTCAAAAAACTttgtaccaatggagatagtattccttgattataaacctatgatcatttcctaaattagccgacgtagGACTTTCATCCCACACCAGCAAAAATATTAGGCCTCGAAAGGATGGATACTGGGCGACATGCTAATGAGGACATTAGACCCCGAAAGGAAGTGGATtgagagatcccacgttagttcAAGAGTGAAacagaaacattttttataaaaatgtagaagtctttccctaacaaacacgttttaaaaaccttgagtatAAATTTGGAAGAGAAAGTCGACGGAAgttaatatttgctagcgatggttttgtgatgtcctacattgattggagatgagaacAGAACACCCTTCATATGGGTGTAGAAACGTTCCTCTACCAgtcgcgttttaaagc is part of the Cucurbita pepo subsp. pepo cultivar mu-cu-16 chromosome LG03, ASM280686v2, whole genome shotgun sequence genome and encodes:
- the LOC111791347 gene encoding transcription repressor OFP15-like; translated protein: MLTKKKKKKMMMMMKLPSLFKSSGLHHNDKSAWPWPSCRQPRTLSFRTTTAAAATATESSDSFFTLSSESSGSFSTASECSGGDPIERMIRGLRSTERLLFEPAGKSRSILKEEKKAAVPPPLKEGTTVVSMDSDDPFWDFRKSMEEMVEAYGLRDWKSLEELLSWYLSVNGKNNHGFIIGAFLDLLVSLAMAAAVAAAASSSSSSISSSSSFLPCVSSSMEIEEITSLDEHHHHHVFF